A single region of the Maniola jurtina chromosome 6, ilManJurt1.1, whole genome shotgun sequence genome encodes:
- the LOC123866105 gene encoding translation initiation factor IF-2: MGSSEGQQTFCLKWNHHKTNLVEILEALIKVETYVDCTLVVDDQVTFKAHRVVLAANSPYFQSILADVPMDHCSILFPGVKDFEMRALLEYMYTGEVNVTQAHIPRIMKVAEQLEVKGLFDMTELRRRPGSSERTPAVSPPRVVPAAPSSVSPPVPISRWPPPPAAPVLSAAYDSADMNPLKRKKLSSMLATRDTPILRNVLAQAPPVDSSQPMSLVCHPLSQHESTRLHSNGSAHETERPISPQRPFDYRPRRLSSRASSPHYNRSDRSEDAHSPYTERSFEEDNQRTFHPSPPPTNFQQDVRAGLAPYVPPQQKPEWKRYKQYTRSDIMSAIECVRNGMSALQASRKYGVPSRTLYDKVKKLGITTSRPMSRGVKRESNGAAFPYGLSGTGGNDDGTSSTPLIDPSFLQQALEGATRDGGREALHAMALAAAAHAALTPRTPPRSAPQSPRSPPPDDDHVEDLSIARRRDPDPPSGVIVPPRNFALDCKSERD; the protein is encoded by the coding sequence ATGGGGAGCAGCGAAGGTCAACaaactttttgtttgaaatggaACCACCATAAAACCAATTTGGTAGAAATATTAGAAGCTTTGATCAAAGTTGAAACCTACGTCGACTGTACATTGGTTGTTGACGACCAAGTTACATTCAAAGCACACAGAGTAGTGCTCGCAGCCAACTCTCCATACTTTCAGTCGATACTAGCCGATGTGCCTATGGACCATTGCAGCATTCTTTTTCCAGGCGTTAAGGATTTTGAAATGCGCGCTCTACTCGAGTACATGTATACAGGAGAAGTGAATGTTACTCAAGCTCATATACCACGCATCATGAAAGTGGCGGAGCAACTCGAAGTTAAGGGTTTGTTCGACATGACGGAGTTAAGACGGCGGCCAGGAAGCAGTGAACGGACTCCAGCGGTATCTCCGCCGCGAGTAGTGCCCGCTGCACCATCTAGTGTGTCCCCACCCGTACCAATCAGTCGCTGGCCACCCCCTCCCGCCGCACCCGTACTCTCCGCCGCGTATGATTCTGCTGACATGAACCCTTTGAAACGAAAAAAGTTATCAAGTATGTTAGCCACACGGGACACTCCGATTTTAAGAAACGTACTGGCTCAAGCGCCTCCTGTAGATTCATCTCAGCCCATGTCTCTCGTATGTCATCCTCTCAGTCAGCATGAGTCGACTCGGTTACATTCCAACGGGTCGGCACATGAAACTGAACGACCTATCAGCCCACAGCGCCCTTTCGATTACCGACCCCGTCGGTTGTCATCGAGGGCTTCTTCTCCGCATTATAATCGTTCTGACCGTTCAGAGGATGCACATTCACCCTACACGGAACGATCTTTCGAAGAGGACAACCAACGTACTTTCCATCCCTCCCCACCCCCGACCAATTTCCAGCAAGATGTTAGAGCGGGCCTAGCACCTTATGTTCCACCGCAGCAGAAACCTGAATGGAAGAGATACAAACAGTACACGAGGTCGGATATTATGTCAGCTATCGAATGCGTTCGAAACGGAATGAGCGCTCTACAAGCCTCGCGCAAATACGGCGTTCCCTCACGTACGTTGTACGATAAGGTGAAAAAACTTGGCATTACGACGAGTCGTCCTATGAGTCGCGGAGTGAAGCGAGAATCGAATGGCGCTGCATTCCCTTACGGCTTAAGTGGAACGGGAGGCAACGATGACGGAACATCTTCCACTCCTCTTATCGACCCGTCTTTTCTGCAACAAGCCTTAGAAGGAGCTACGAGGGACGGTGGCCGGGAGGCTTTGCACGCTATGGCTCTAGCCGCTGCTGCTCACGCTGCGCTAACTCCTCGAACGCCGCCGCGATCAGCGCCTCAGTCTCCTCGATCACCACCTCCCGATGATGACCACGTGGAAGATCTATCGATAGCCCGGCGACGCGATCCAGACCCACCTTCTGGTGTTATTGTGCCACCTCGTAACTTTGCTCTCGATTGCAAAAGCGAAAGAGATTGA
- the LOC123866100 gene encoding sterol regulatory element-binding protein 1, with amino-acid sequence MDDMEPFMNNDIFNVRDISEIEDFLNSCDGDFMKKLEEELSVVETDPLTVDTKYSPNVSSPQTSPYFNTQGNPLMSQQPHNRKQQFHAQQPKSSPGLGMYGREESYNLEPKMETSPLPDVTQNCQNQPAQTPMILQQVIQSPLYVNLAQGSLQKLPDSRASLVQLDGKQRNQTIKPQQPTQQLLLPNNVKGVTPVFLKSADPKFSPVILQSNILNPDSQTLVYTSAPVQGTTQGIITNAKTGNENQPIHLFTSNSGPTLLTTGIPLVLDGDNFVTGQPKVKEVKRSAHNAIERRYRTSINDRIIELKNMLVGEEAKLNKSAILRKTIDYIKYLQNQNTRLKQENMALKLVCQKSGVKEQLFEGAYTPPHSDISSPYHSPHGTDSDSPSSPEYKVEEKYSKVVMGMGDHSRLALCAFMVGLLAFNPFSSFLGNFMSDSSSHDYSARFDQRRILSEDDSGSSSLSWGTWLLNTFIIYLVNFVILGGCLIKLLVYGDSVPKSQSKEAGLFYKHKRQADNYLKKDDLANARLELHRALAACGKSVQAGGQSHVKYSALISAMLRQILQRLPFGGFLAKRAGDLWSDSPARRATQHWAAEVSSVSHRLAQLEILSSQSSRGERLLLALQAVNFAQTTSNKHLLAEAYVTAALVFKDNMPKFGNWLCGYYLRLCVRWCWESCAEGSARVRWATSARGQHFLRTRRWTYEPNPAHVLFSRLPTSTDPLAYAMRAYHLEILQKSLQMLLCADERSNTRDVLDLVKLITDDVSTETPHHTGCWDPVMEWWANIVGVAATWLLADSQKSADIVDKLNLLPEELANSDDPLPMALHAAYKSRRGLLSLAHCKDEHSVERTSDTILKVCDIAGTRLADSLAYYCCRKPTQLMMLMQVLCCDWVLEVRAGVWEASPGVGVSRAAITPPAPHRHLRAFQRDLHSLRRLSQTLPWVTSRVFLQSAVCRMMAGAAPRRTQQLLDGSLRPRLNRSSIICGKERSLEGGGGEGERAVALYMACKHLPGAVLATPGERAGMLAQAAAMLQKIGHRSRLPHCYHLMKSVGSLPAAP; translated from the exons ATGGATGATATGGAGCCCTTTATGAATAAcgatatatttaatgtacgcGACATCTCTGAAATAGAAG ATTTCCTAAACAGTTGCGACGGAGATTTCATGAAGAAGCTAGAAGAAGAGCTGTCGGTTGTGGAAACAGATCCTTTAACCGTGGACACGAAATACAGTCCAAATGTTTCATCACCTCAGACATCACCTTATTTTAATACTCAGGGTAATCCTTTGATGTCACAACAGCCACATAACAGAAAACAACAGTTTCATGCCCAACAGCCAAAGAGCAGTCCAGGTTTGGGGATGTATGGAAGGGAAGAAAGTTATAACTTGGAGCCCAAAATGGAAACATCTCCCTTGCCAGATGTGACGCAAAATTGTCAGAACCAACCAGCACAGACACCAATGATACTGCAACAAGTAATACAGAGTCCTCTGTACGTTAATTTAGCTCAGGGAAGCTTACAGAAACTGCCAGACAGTAGGGCGTCCCTTGTACAGTTAGATGGTAAACAAAGAAATCAAACTATCAAACCTCAACAGCCAACACAACAATTGCTGTTACCAAATAATGTGAAAGGTGTTACACCTGTTTTTTTAAAGAGTGCAGATCCAAAGTTTTCCCCAGTGATTTTGCAGTCAAATATTCTCAATCCGGATTCACAGACACTTGTGTATACCAGTGCACCAGTACAAG GTACAACACAAGGTATTATCACAAATGCTAAAACTGGCAATGAAAATCAACCTATACATTTATTTACGAGTAACAGTGGCCCAACATTACTGACAACTGGGATACCATTAGTGCTTGATGGTGATAATTTTGTCACAGGACAACCCAAAGTGAAGGAAGTCAAAAGAAGTGCTCATAATGCTATTGAAAGGAGATATAGAACTAGTATTAATGATAGAATTATTGAACTTAAGAATATGTTAGTTGGTGAAGAAGCTAAG TTAAACAAGTCTGCAATATTACGTAAAACAATAGATTAcattaaatacttacaaaacCAAAACACAAGATTAAAGCAAGAGAACATGGCTCTCAAACTTGTGTGTCAGAAGTCTGGAGTGAAGGAACAGTTGTTTGAAGGAGCATATACTCCCCCGCATAGTGACATATCCTCCCCTTACCATTCACCACATGGTACGGACAGTGATTCTCCTTCTTCTCCAGAGTATAAG gtggaagaaaaatattcaaaagttGTTATGGGCATGGGTGACCACTCCCGTTTAGCCTTGTGTGCCTTTATGGTTGGACTTTTGGCCTTTAACCCCTTCAGCTCTTTCTTAGGAAACTTTATGTCTGACTCCTCATCTCATGACTATTCTGCTAGATTCGACCAAAGAAGAATTCTATCAGAAGATGACTCAG GTTCAAGCAGTTTGTCATGGGGAACATGGCTGTTGAATACGTTCATAATTTATCTTGTGAATTTCGTAATACTTGGAGGTTGTCTCATAAAACTGTTAGTCTATGGAGATTCTGTACCAAAATCACAATCGAAAGAAGCTGGACTCTTTTATAAGCATAAGCGACAAGCAgataattatttgaaaaag GATGATTTGGCGAATGCTCGTTTAGAACTCCACAGGGCATTGGCCGCTTGTGGCAAAAGCGTGCAGGCCGGAGGTCAGAGCCATGTGAAGTACTCGGCACTAATATCTGCAATGTTGCGACAAATATTGCAACGGTTGCCTTTTGGCGGGTTCCTTGCAAAGCGAGCTGGAGACTTGTGGAGTGACAG TCCAGCAAGAAGGGCAACCCAACACTGGGCAGCGGAAGTGTCGAGCGTTTCCCACCGGTTAGCGCAACTGGAGATTTTGTCTAGCCAGAGCAGTAGAGGCGAACGCTTGCTGTTAGCTTTGCAAGCGGTCAACTTCGCTCAAACCACCTCTAACAAACACCTGCTCGCTGAGGCCTACGTCACAGCTGCTTTGGTGTTCAAGGACAATATGCCGAAGTTCGGAAACTGGTTGTGTGG ATACTACCTGCGGCTGTGCGTGCGCTGGTGCTGGGAGTCGTGCGCGGAGGGCAGTGCGCGCGTGCGCTGGGCCACGAGCGCGCGCGGCCAGCACTTCCTGCGCACGCGCCGCTGGACCTACGAGCCCAACCCCGCCCACGTGCTGTTCTCGCGCCTGCCCACCTCCACTGACCCACTCGCGTATGCTATGAGG GCGTATCACCTCGAGATTCTTCAGAAGAGCCTCCAGATGTTGCTATGCGCTGATGAACGCAGCAACACGCGGGACGTGCTGGACCTCGTCAAGCTGATCACTGATGACGTTTCCACTGAAACACCGCATCATACTG GTTGCTGGGACCCAGTTATGGAGTGGTGGGCAAACATCGTGGGCGTAGCGGCGACTTGGTTGCTCGCCGACTCGCAAAAGTCCGCCGACATCGTGGACAAACTGAACCTCCTGCCCGAAGAACTTGCGAACTCTGATGACCCCCTACCTAT GGCGCTCCACGCGGCGTACAAAAGCCGCCGCGGCCTGCTCAGCCTCGCGCATTGCAAAGATGAACACTCCGTCGAGAGGACTTCCGATACTATACTCAAG GTGTGCGATATTGCTGGAACCAGGTTAGCAGATTCGCTGGCTTACTACTGCTGCCGTAAGCCGACGCAACTCATGATG CTGATGCAGGTGCTGTGCTGTGATTGGGTGCTGGAGGTGCGCGCGGGGGTGTGGGAGGCGAGTCCGGGGGTGGGGGTGAGCCGCGCCGCGATCACGCCGCCTGCGCCGCATCGACACCTGCGCGCCTTCCAGAGGGACTTACATTCACTGCGCCGACTGTCGCAGACACTGCCG TGGGTGACGTCGCGCGTGTTCCTGCAGTCGGCCGTGTGCCGCATGATGGCGGGCGCGGCGCCGCGCCGCACGCAGCAGCTGCTGGACGGCAGCCTGCGGCCCCGCCTCAACCGCTCCTCCATTATATGCGGAAAAG AGCGGTCTCTAGAAGGCGGCGGCGGCGAAGGCGAACGCGCGGTGGCGCTGTACATGGCATGCAAGCACCTGCCGGGCGCGGTGCTGGCGACGCCGGGCGAGCGTGCCGGCATGCTGGCGCAGGCCGCCGCCATGCTGCAGAAGATCGGCCACCGCAGCCGCCTGCCGCACTGCTACCATCTCATGAAGTCCGTCGGCTCGCTGCCCGCCGCCCCCTGA